A single region of the Hirundo rustica isolate bHirRus1 chromosome 17, bHirRus1.pri.v3, whole genome shotgun sequence genome encodes:
- the SNRNP35 gene encoding U11/U12 small nuclear ribonucleoprotein 35 kDa protein, whose protein sequence is MADWAPIAKEYDPLKAGSIDGTDEEPHDRAIWRAMLARYVPNKGVTGDPHLTLFVARLNLQTTEEKLKEVFSRYGDIRKVRLVRDLVTGFSKGYAFIEYKEERALLKAHRDANRLVIDQHEIFVDFELERTLKGWIPRRLGGGFGGKKESGQLRFGGRDRPFRKPINLPNMKNDFYGEGSSEKRNWSREGTRDWRTRDRDHERSRDKRWPERERSWAWGDSERERDSKEERSRGRERKDRDRKDRDRDRSRDRDTKKQRDDDKHR, encoded by the coding sequence ATGGCTGACTGGGCCCCCATAGCGAAGGAGTACGATCCCCTCAAGGCTGGCAGCATCGATGGCACGGACGAGGAGCCCCACGACCGGGCCATATGGCGGGCGATGCTGGCACGGTACGTACCCAACAAGGGCGTCACGGGAGATCCTCACCTCACCCTCTTCGTGGCGAGGCTCAATCTTCAGACCACGGAAGAGAAGTTAAAGGAGGTTTTTTCCCGCTATGGAGACATCAGAAAAGTCCGTCTGGTTCGAGACCTGGTCACGGGATTTTCCAAGGGTTATGCGTTTATCGAGTACAAAGAGGAGCGCGCGCTCCTGAAGGCCCACAGAGATGCCAACAGGCTGGTCATTGACCAGCATGAGATCTTTGTAGACTTTGAACTGGAAAGAACTCTCAAAGGATGGATTCCCCGGAGGCTTGGGGGTGGGTTTGGAGGCAAAAAAGAATCGGGGCAGCTACGATTCGGAGGACGGGACAGACCTTTCCGAAAGCCCATCAATTTGCCAAACATGAAAAATGATTTCTATGGAGAAGGATcatcagagaaaagaaactggTCTCGTGAGGGAACGAGGGACTGGAGAACGAGGGACCGGGACCAcgagaggagcagggacaaacgCTGGCCAGAAAGGGAGAGGTCGTGGGCTTGGGGTGacagtgagagagagagggactccaaagaggagaggagcagggggagggaaaggaaggacagagacaggaaggacagggataGAGAccggagcagggacagagataCCAAGAAGCAAAGAGATGATGATAAGCACCGATAG
- the RILPL2 gene encoding RILP-like protein 2, which produces MERGRDGEEELEEEEEDEEEEDGGPESALEKSPFQLTAADVYDISSVVGRDLLQLRAGPQLPAARARLQFRIVRVLEMLEALVSESSVAEEQLRRERDSLRRELEQLRAAARGSAPQPSLGPDQMVIDLTDPNRPRFTLQELRDVLQERNQLKAQLLVVQEELQCYKSGIISQKRDQTEELAKEASGSSAGTSKDSEEKTIIKRLFSFKHGK; this is translated from the exons AtggagcggggccgggacggggaggaggagctggaggaggaggaggaggatgaggaggaggaggatggcgGCCCGGAGAGCGCCCTGGAGAAGAGCCCGTTCCAGCTGACGGCCGCGGATGTCTACGACATCTCCTCCGTGGTGGGCCGGGACCTGCTGCAGCTCCGCGCCGGGCCGCAGCtgcccgccgcccgcgcccggcTGCAGTTCAGGATCGTCAGGGTGCTGGAGATGCTCGAGGCGCTGGTGAGCGAGAGCAGCGTGGCCGAGGAGCAGCTGCGGAGAGAGCGGGACAGCCTCCGgcgggagctggagcagctgcggGCGGCGGCCCGAGGGAGCGCCCCGCAG CCCAGCCTTGGACCAGATCAAATGGTGATAGACCTCACAGACCCCAACCGGCCCCGGTTCACATTACAGGAGCTTCGAGATGTACTGCAAGAGAGGAACCAGCTGAAAGCTCAGCTTCTGGTGGTGCAAGAGGAGCTACAGTGCTATAAGAG TGGGATCATCTCACAGAAAAGGGACCAAACTGAAGAACTGGCAAAAGAAGCcagtggcagcagtgctggcaccAGCAAGGACAGTGAAGAGAAGACAATAATCAAACGACT gttttcttttaaacatgGAAAATGA
- the KMT5A gene encoding N-lysine methyltransferase KMT5A isoform X1 — MTAGGSAGHGSGADLPPLLLGKNMPKTRAGGVEKASPESAERKGPGRPRAGGENVFIGQSKIYSYLNPNKAPGARPPLQEENSVMYHEVKCQGKTLKETYRKGAGKKNGGKTVEGAVKPEEQKDKEGGCNPSVPSCDQNQETVETQRTPLPADCAEEANAKPAQKKMVKAKRGPRKKTQGRTPNRKVTDYYPVRRSSRKSKSELETEERRKIDELITSGKEEGMKIDYIDGKGRGVIATKHFNRGEFVVEYHGDLIEITDAKKREAVYAQDPSTGCYMYYFQYLSKTYCVDATKETNRLGRLINHSKCGNCQTKLHDIDGVPHLILIASRDIKADQFHTPVGVKDRKSTSVVLQEEGSFD; from the exons ATGACCGCGGGCGGCAGCGCCGGACATGGCTCAGGCGCCGATCTTCCCCCGTTGCTCCTAGGGAAGAACATGCCCAAGACCAGGGCGGGCGGCGTGGAGAAGGCAAGCCCCGAGAGCGCTGAGAGGAAGGGCCCTGGCCGCCCCCGGGCCGGCGGG GAGAATGTGTTTATTGGTCAATCCAAAATCTACAGCTACCTGAACCCCAACAAAGCTCCTGGTGCTCGCCCCCCGCTTCAAGAAGAAAACTCTGTCATGTATCACGAGGTGAAATGTCAGGGCAAAACACTAAAGGAAACCTACAGGAAAGGAGCTG GAAAAAAGAATGGTGGCAAAACAGTTGAAGGTGCTGTGAAACCAGAAGAGCAGAAGGATAAGGAAGGTGGGTGCAATCCTTCGGTGCCCTCATGTGATCAAAACCAAGAAACTGTGGAAACCCAAAGGACTCCCCTGCCTGCAGACTGTGCTGAGGAGGCCAATGCAAAGCCAGCTCAGAAGAAGATGGTAAAAGCAAAACGAGGACCAAGGAAAAA AACACAAGGAAGAACACCAAACCGAAAAGTGACAGATTACTACCCAGTTAGAAGAAGTTCCAGGAAGAGCAAATCTGAGTTAGAG ActgaggaaaggaggaaaatagaTGAGCTGATTACAAGtgggaaagaagaaggaatgAAG ATTGATTACATCGATGGCAAAGGGAGAGGAGTAATTGCTACTAAACATTTTAATCGAGGAGAATTTGTGGTTGAATATCATGGGGATCTCATCGAGATCACTGATGCCAAGAAACGAGAGGCTGTGTATGCTCAAGACCCATCCACAGGCTGCTACATGTACTATTTCCAGTACCTCAGCAAAACCTACTG TGTCGATGCTACGAAAGAAACGAATCGTCTGGGAAGGCTCATTAATCACAGCAAGTGTGGCAATTGTCAGACCAAGCTCCACGACATCGATGGCGTGCCTCATCTCATCCTCATAGCTTCCAGGGACATTAAGGCAG ATCAGTTCCATACCCCCGTGGGAGTGAAGGACCGGAAATCAACCAGcgtggtgctgcaggaggaaggaagctTTGACTAG
- the KMT5A gene encoding N-lysine methyltransferase KMT5A isoform X7 produces the protein MTAGGSAGHGSGADLPPLLLGKNMPKTRAGGVEKASPESAERKGPGRPRAGGENVFIGQSKIYSYLNPNKAPGARPPLQEENSVMYHEVKCQGKTLKETYRKGAGKKNGGKTVEGAVKPEEQKDKEDCAEEANAKPAQKKMVKAKRGPRKKTQGRTPNRKVTDYYPVRRSSRKSKSELETEERRKIDELITSGKEEGMKIDYIDGKGRGVIATKHFNRGEFVVEYHGDLIEITDAKKREAVYAQDPSTGCYMYYFQYLSKTYCVDATKETNRLGRLINHSKCGNCQTKLHDIDGVPHLILIASRDIKADQFHTPVGVKDRKSTSVVLQEEGSFD, from the exons ATGACCGCGGGCGGCAGCGCCGGACATGGCTCAGGCGCCGATCTTCCCCCGTTGCTCCTAGGGAAGAACATGCCCAAGACCAGGGCGGGCGGCGTGGAGAAGGCAAGCCCCGAGAGCGCTGAGAGGAAGGGCCCTGGCCGCCCCCGGGCCGGCGGG GAGAATGTGTTTATTGGTCAATCCAAAATCTACAGCTACCTGAACCCCAACAAAGCTCCTGGTGCTCGCCCCCCGCTTCAAGAAGAAAACTCTGTCATGTATCACGAGGTGAAATGTCAGGGCAAAACACTAAAGGAAACCTACAGGAAAGGAGCTG GAAAAAAGAATGGTGGCAAAACAGTTGAAGGTGCTGTGAAACCAGAAGAGCAGAAGGATAAGGAAG ACTGTGCTGAGGAGGCCAATGCAAAGCCAGCTCAGAAGAAGATGGTAAAAGCAAAACGAGGACCAAGGAAAAA AACACAAGGAAGAACACCAAACCGAAAAGTGACAGATTACTACCCAGTTAGAAGAAGTTCCAGGAAGAGCAAATCTGAGTTAGAG ActgaggaaaggaggaaaatagaTGAGCTGATTACAAGtgggaaagaagaaggaatgAAG ATTGATTACATCGATGGCAAAGGGAGAGGAGTAATTGCTACTAAACATTTTAATCGAGGAGAATTTGTGGTTGAATATCATGGGGATCTCATCGAGATCACTGATGCCAAGAAACGAGAGGCTGTGTATGCTCAAGACCCATCCACAGGCTGCTACATGTACTATTTCCAGTACCTCAGCAAAACCTACTG TGTCGATGCTACGAAAGAAACGAATCGTCTGGGAAGGCTCATTAATCACAGCAAGTGTGGCAATTGTCAGACCAAGCTCCACGACATCGATGGCGTGCCTCATCTCATCCTCATAGCTTCCAGGGACATTAAGGCAG ATCAGTTCCATACCCCCGTGGGAGTGAAGGACCGGAAATCAACCAGcgtggtgctgcaggaggaaggaagctTTGACTAG
- the KMT5A gene encoding N-lysine methyltransferase KMT5A isoform X3, protein MAGGKNMPKTRAGGVEKASPESAERKGPGRPRAGGENVFIGQSKIYSYLNPNKAPGARPPLQEENSVMYHEVKCQGKTLKETYRKGAGKKNGGKTVEGAVKPEEQKDKEGGCNPSVPSCDQNQETVETQRTPLPADCAEEANAKPAQKKMVKAKRGPRKKTQGRTPNRKVTDYYPVRRSSRKSKSELETEERRKIDELITSGKEEGMKIDYIDGKGRGVIATKHFNRGEFVVEYHGDLIEITDAKKREAVYAQDPSTGCYMYYFQYLSKTYCVDATKETNRLGRLINHSKCGNCQTKLHDIDGVPHLILIASRDIKADQFHTPVGVKDRKSTSVVLQEEGSFD, encoded by the exons atggcTGGAG GGAAGAACATGCCCAAGACCAGGGCGGGCGGCGTGGAGAAGGCAAGCCCCGAGAGCGCTGAGAGGAAGGGCCCTGGCCGCCCCCGGGCCGGCGGG GAGAATGTGTTTATTGGTCAATCCAAAATCTACAGCTACCTGAACCCCAACAAAGCTCCTGGTGCTCGCCCCCCGCTTCAAGAAGAAAACTCTGTCATGTATCACGAGGTGAAATGTCAGGGCAAAACACTAAAGGAAACCTACAGGAAAGGAGCTG GAAAAAAGAATGGTGGCAAAACAGTTGAAGGTGCTGTGAAACCAGAAGAGCAGAAGGATAAGGAAGGTGGGTGCAATCCTTCGGTGCCCTCATGTGATCAAAACCAAGAAACTGTGGAAACCCAAAGGACTCCCCTGCCTGCAGACTGTGCTGAGGAGGCCAATGCAAAGCCAGCTCAGAAGAAGATGGTAAAAGCAAAACGAGGACCAAGGAAAAA AACACAAGGAAGAACACCAAACCGAAAAGTGACAGATTACTACCCAGTTAGAAGAAGTTCCAGGAAGAGCAAATCTGAGTTAGAG ActgaggaaaggaggaaaatagaTGAGCTGATTACAAGtgggaaagaagaaggaatgAAG ATTGATTACATCGATGGCAAAGGGAGAGGAGTAATTGCTACTAAACATTTTAATCGAGGAGAATTTGTGGTTGAATATCATGGGGATCTCATCGAGATCACTGATGCCAAGAAACGAGAGGCTGTGTATGCTCAAGACCCATCCACAGGCTGCTACATGTACTATTTCCAGTACCTCAGCAAAACCTACTG TGTCGATGCTACGAAAGAAACGAATCGTCTGGGAAGGCTCATTAATCACAGCAAGTGTGGCAATTGTCAGACCAAGCTCCACGACATCGATGGCGTGCCTCATCTCATCCTCATAGCTTCCAGGGACATTAAGGCAG ATCAGTTCCATACCCCCGTGGGAGTGAAGGACCGGAAATCAACCAGcgtggtgctgcaggaggaaggaagctTTGACTAG
- the KMT5A gene encoding N-lysine methyltransferase KMT5A isoform X6, whose translation MPKTRAGGVEKASPESAERKGPGRPRAGGENVFIGQSKIYSYLNPNKAPGARPPLQEENSVMYHEVKCQGKTLKETYRKGAGKKNGGKTVEGAVKPEEQKDKEGGCNPSVPSCDQNQETVETQRTPLPADCAEEANAKPAQKKMVKAKRGPRKKTQGRTPNRKVTDYYPVRRSSRKSKSELETEERRKIDELITSGKEEGMKIDYIDGKGRGVIATKHFNRGEFVVEYHGDLIEITDAKKREAVYAQDPSTGCYMYYFQYLSKTYCVDATKETNRLGRLINHSKCGNCQTKLHDIDGVPHLILIASRDIKADQFHTPVGVKDRKSTSVVLQEEGSFD comes from the exons ATGCCCAAGACCAGGGCGGGCGGCGTGGAGAAGGCAAGCCCCGAGAGCGCTGAGAGGAAGGGCCCTGGCCGCCCCCGGGCCGGCGGG GAGAATGTGTTTATTGGTCAATCCAAAATCTACAGCTACCTGAACCCCAACAAAGCTCCTGGTGCTCGCCCCCCGCTTCAAGAAGAAAACTCTGTCATGTATCACGAGGTGAAATGTCAGGGCAAAACACTAAAGGAAACCTACAGGAAAGGAGCTG GAAAAAAGAATGGTGGCAAAACAGTTGAAGGTGCTGTGAAACCAGAAGAGCAGAAGGATAAGGAAGGTGGGTGCAATCCTTCGGTGCCCTCATGTGATCAAAACCAAGAAACTGTGGAAACCCAAAGGACTCCCCTGCCTGCAGACTGTGCTGAGGAGGCCAATGCAAAGCCAGCTCAGAAGAAGATGGTAAAAGCAAAACGAGGACCAAGGAAAAA AACACAAGGAAGAACACCAAACCGAAAAGTGACAGATTACTACCCAGTTAGAAGAAGTTCCAGGAAGAGCAAATCTGAGTTAGAG ActgaggaaaggaggaaaatagaTGAGCTGATTACAAGtgggaaagaagaaggaatgAAG ATTGATTACATCGATGGCAAAGGGAGAGGAGTAATTGCTACTAAACATTTTAATCGAGGAGAATTTGTGGTTGAATATCATGGGGATCTCATCGAGATCACTGATGCCAAGAAACGAGAGGCTGTGTATGCTCAAGACCCATCCACAGGCTGCTACATGTACTATTTCCAGTACCTCAGCAAAACCTACTG TGTCGATGCTACGAAAGAAACGAATCGTCTGGGAAGGCTCATTAATCACAGCAAGTGTGGCAATTGTCAGACCAAGCTCCACGACATCGATGGCGTGCCTCATCTCATCCTCATAGCTTCCAGGGACATTAAGGCAG ATCAGTTCCATACCCCCGTGGGAGTGAAGGACCGGAAATCAACCAGcgtggtgctgcaggaggaaggaagctTTGACTAG
- the KMT5A gene encoding N-lysine methyltransferase KMT5A isoform X5, with translation MTAGGSAGHGSGADLPPLLLGKNMPKTRAGGVEKASPESAERKGPGRPRAGGENVFIGQSKIYSYLNPNKAPGARPPLQEENSVMYHEVKCQGKTLKETYRKGAGKKNGGKTVEGAVKPEEQKDKEGGCNPSVPSCDQNQETVETQRTPLPADCAEEANAKPAQKKMVKAKRGPRKKTQGRTPNRKVTDYYPVRRSSRKSKSELETEERRKIDELITSGKEEGMKIDYIDGKGRGVIATKHFNRGEFVVEYHGDLIEITDAKKREAVYAQDPSTGCYMYYFQYLSKTYCVDATKETNRLGRLINHSKCGNCQTKLHDIDGVPHLILIASRDIKISSIPPWE, from the exons ATGACCGCGGGCGGCAGCGCCGGACATGGCTCAGGCGCCGATCTTCCCCCGTTGCTCCTAGGGAAGAACATGCCCAAGACCAGGGCGGGCGGCGTGGAGAAGGCAAGCCCCGAGAGCGCTGAGAGGAAGGGCCCTGGCCGCCCCCGGGCCGGCGGG GAGAATGTGTTTATTGGTCAATCCAAAATCTACAGCTACCTGAACCCCAACAAAGCTCCTGGTGCTCGCCCCCCGCTTCAAGAAGAAAACTCTGTCATGTATCACGAGGTGAAATGTCAGGGCAAAACACTAAAGGAAACCTACAGGAAAGGAGCTG GAAAAAAGAATGGTGGCAAAACAGTTGAAGGTGCTGTGAAACCAGAAGAGCAGAAGGATAAGGAAGGTGGGTGCAATCCTTCGGTGCCCTCATGTGATCAAAACCAAGAAACTGTGGAAACCCAAAGGACTCCCCTGCCTGCAGACTGTGCTGAGGAGGCCAATGCAAAGCCAGCTCAGAAGAAGATGGTAAAAGCAAAACGAGGACCAAGGAAAAA AACACAAGGAAGAACACCAAACCGAAAAGTGACAGATTACTACCCAGTTAGAAGAAGTTCCAGGAAGAGCAAATCTGAGTTAGAG ActgaggaaaggaggaaaatagaTGAGCTGATTACAAGtgggaaagaagaaggaatgAAG ATTGATTACATCGATGGCAAAGGGAGAGGAGTAATTGCTACTAAACATTTTAATCGAGGAGAATTTGTGGTTGAATATCATGGGGATCTCATCGAGATCACTGATGCCAAGAAACGAGAGGCTGTGTATGCTCAAGACCCATCCACAGGCTGCTACATGTACTATTTCCAGTACCTCAGCAAAACCTACTG TGTCGATGCTACGAAAGAAACGAATCGTCTGGGAAGGCTCATTAATCACAGCAAGTGTGGCAATTGTCAGACCAAGCTCCACGACATCGATGGCGTGCCTCATCTCATCCTCATAGCTTCCAGGGACATTAAG ATCAGTTCCATACCCCCGTGGGAGTGA
- the KMT5A gene encoding N-lysine methyltransferase KMT5A isoform X4: MAGGKNMPKTRAGGVEKASPESAERKGPGRPRAGGENVFIGQSKIYSYLNPNKAPGARPPLQEENSVMYHEVKCQGKTLKETYRKGAGKKNGGKTVEGAVKPEEQKDKEGGCNPSVPSCDQNQETVETQRTPLPADCAEEANAKPAQKKMVKAKRGPRKKTQGRTPNRKVTDYYPVRRSSRKSKSELETEERRKIDELITSGKEEGMKIDYIDGKGRGVIATKHFNRGEFVVEYHGDLIEITDAKKREAVYAQDPSTGCYMYYFQYLSKTYCVDATKETNRLGRLINHSKCGNCQTKLHDIDGVPHLILIASRDIKAGEELLYDYGDRSKASIEAHPWLKH; encoded by the exons atggcTGGAG GGAAGAACATGCCCAAGACCAGGGCGGGCGGCGTGGAGAAGGCAAGCCCCGAGAGCGCTGAGAGGAAGGGCCCTGGCCGCCCCCGGGCCGGCGGG GAGAATGTGTTTATTGGTCAATCCAAAATCTACAGCTACCTGAACCCCAACAAAGCTCCTGGTGCTCGCCCCCCGCTTCAAGAAGAAAACTCTGTCATGTATCACGAGGTGAAATGTCAGGGCAAAACACTAAAGGAAACCTACAGGAAAGGAGCTG GAAAAAAGAATGGTGGCAAAACAGTTGAAGGTGCTGTGAAACCAGAAGAGCAGAAGGATAAGGAAGGTGGGTGCAATCCTTCGGTGCCCTCATGTGATCAAAACCAAGAAACTGTGGAAACCCAAAGGACTCCCCTGCCTGCAGACTGTGCTGAGGAGGCCAATGCAAAGCCAGCTCAGAAGAAGATGGTAAAAGCAAAACGAGGACCAAGGAAAAA AACACAAGGAAGAACACCAAACCGAAAAGTGACAGATTACTACCCAGTTAGAAGAAGTTCCAGGAAGAGCAAATCTGAGTTAGAG ActgaggaaaggaggaaaatagaTGAGCTGATTACAAGtgggaaagaagaaggaatgAAG ATTGATTACATCGATGGCAAAGGGAGAGGAGTAATTGCTACTAAACATTTTAATCGAGGAGAATTTGTGGTTGAATATCATGGGGATCTCATCGAGATCACTGATGCCAAGAAACGAGAGGCTGTGTATGCTCAAGACCCATCCACAGGCTGCTACATGTACTATTTCCAGTACCTCAGCAAAACCTACTG TGTCGATGCTACGAAAGAAACGAATCGTCTGGGAAGGCTCATTAATCACAGCAAGTGTGGCAATTGTCAGACCAAGCTCCACGACATCGATGGCGTGCCTCATCTCATCCTCATAGCTTCCAGGGACATTAAGGCAGGTGAAGAACTGTTGTACGACTATGGAGACAGAAGCAAAGCTTCCATTGAAGCTCACCCCTGGCTGAAACACTAA
- the KMT5A gene encoding N-lysine methyltransferase KMT5A isoform X2, with amino-acid sequence MTAGGSAGHGSGADLPPLLLGKNMPKTRAGGVEKASPESAERKGPGRPRAGGENVFIGQSKIYSYLNPNKAPGARPPLQEENSVMYHEVKCQGKTLKETYRKGAGKKNGGKTVEGAVKPEEQKDKEGGCNPSVPSCDQNQETVETQRTPLPADCAEEANAKPAQKKMVKAKRGPRKKTQGRTPNRKVTDYYPVRRSSRKSKSELETEERRKIDELITSGKEEGMKIDYIDGKGRGVIATKHFNRGEFVVEYHGDLIEITDAKKREAVYAQDPSTGCYMYYFQYLSKTYCVDATKETNRLGRLINHSKCGNCQTKLHDIDGVPHLILIASRDIKAGEELLYDYGDRSKASIEAHPWLKH; translated from the exons ATGACCGCGGGCGGCAGCGCCGGACATGGCTCAGGCGCCGATCTTCCCCCGTTGCTCCTAGGGAAGAACATGCCCAAGACCAGGGCGGGCGGCGTGGAGAAGGCAAGCCCCGAGAGCGCTGAGAGGAAGGGCCCTGGCCGCCCCCGGGCCGGCGGG GAGAATGTGTTTATTGGTCAATCCAAAATCTACAGCTACCTGAACCCCAACAAAGCTCCTGGTGCTCGCCCCCCGCTTCAAGAAGAAAACTCTGTCATGTATCACGAGGTGAAATGTCAGGGCAAAACACTAAAGGAAACCTACAGGAAAGGAGCTG GAAAAAAGAATGGTGGCAAAACAGTTGAAGGTGCTGTGAAACCAGAAGAGCAGAAGGATAAGGAAGGTGGGTGCAATCCTTCGGTGCCCTCATGTGATCAAAACCAAGAAACTGTGGAAACCCAAAGGACTCCCCTGCCTGCAGACTGTGCTGAGGAGGCCAATGCAAAGCCAGCTCAGAAGAAGATGGTAAAAGCAAAACGAGGACCAAGGAAAAA AACACAAGGAAGAACACCAAACCGAAAAGTGACAGATTACTACCCAGTTAGAAGAAGTTCCAGGAAGAGCAAATCTGAGTTAGAG ActgaggaaaggaggaaaatagaTGAGCTGATTACAAGtgggaaagaagaaggaatgAAG ATTGATTACATCGATGGCAAAGGGAGAGGAGTAATTGCTACTAAACATTTTAATCGAGGAGAATTTGTGGTTGAATATCATGGGGATCTCATCGAGATCACTGATGCCAAGAAACGAGAGGCTGTGTATGCTCAAGACCCATCCACAGGCTGCTACATGTACTATTTCCAGTACCTCAGCAAAACCTACTG TGTCGATGCTACGAAAGAAACGAATCGTCTGGGAAGGCTCATTAATCACAGCAAGTGTGGCAATTGTCAGACCAAGCTCCACGACATCGATGGCGTGCCTCATCTCATCCTCATAGCTTCCAGGGACATTAAGGCAGGTGAAGAACTGTTGTACGACTATGGAGACAGAAGCAAAGCTTCCATTGAAGCTCACCCCTGGCTGAAACACTAA